A portion of the Acidobacteriota bacterium genome contains these proteins:
- a CDS encoding TonB-dependent receptor: protein MTLPSIVKKVLLVPAFTLLLALTAFAQTSASLSGTVHDSNGAALAGAKVTVSNPAKNLQLEAKTGTDGTFSFPVLQPGDYIVTVEAQGFKKAVKTGIVINASDRQSTGIITMEVGQIGDTVEVTADAAQLQIKTESGEQSTAINNQQIQNLAVNGRNYLDLLKLTPGVVVTTGFATSGPGGFGNVNIAGQRAGKNNLTIDGTTNVDTGSNGTQHIALSLDNIAEFKLLTSNYQAEYGRSSGGEIQIVTKSGTSEFHGTGYYFHRHEQFNANSYFNNANGRIGDPNTGIQRNPRNFYRYNQQGYNIGGPVWLPKIGSKYLKDRLFFFWSQEWQEQLVPQAARNSRVPTAAEVAGDFSATRDGNGNAITIIDPTTGQPFAGNKIPANRINLNGQKILALFNKFENTPLGGASNGYRFNHNSQSSVSYPRRENSIRVDYNITENTRAYVRYTRDADQQIMPYGLGWTGGNNQIPFDNLIFKQAPAWNSTLNLTSTLSPTLTNEFIFGASQNNLTLNPSVPDAATYSGIGFNFATPFPYPANQWFNLTFGGIANNNFGGTNGYSQFPYKNSNTTFDIYDNVSKVFGTHTAKAGFYFQRSRKDQVAGNSAIINFSNNVNDPNNTGHPYSNALLGFFNTYQQPNIGIIQGQYRSSNYEWYVQDNWKVNNRLTLDYGMRFSWIRPQFDKRFQDYYFVADNFDPSKAVRLYRPTCVAGTFADGRFCTTNANQRAYDPANPGTLLPSYLIGRIVPGSGDPFNGQTNGKDYYPGGIKDRSLQFGPAFGFAYDVFGNKKTVVRGGYRMAYDRVQGNELAFASVGQPPLYVQPVFNFGNLATVGQGAGQPISNLALGTSGVISSDPEGYVPNTQSFSLQVQQEVGWNTVFSVGYVGTLSRHQQERINLNYIPYGLLFTKAAQDPSRYAGGVVPNEEPGLPQIYKDAGVKFSGANALAVDFLRRYQGYGTVDLKSSGGSSNYHSLQATLSKRFGQSLNFGMAYTYSKAMGTANGYTDFINPVCSRCADYRRLAFDRTHVMVINYDWRLPGLRDGYWLLKGITNGWQITGITQFLSGQPEDVGAGIQNINLGQRLGGTWTESVRGYFSGDPNQSKERDKYFNYETIRLPSVTEALAAQGAYPRNFLSRPGINVTDLSLFKNFNLGSDDRRRLQLRVEAFNVFNHAEFSDMNRSVTWSNFNAYLADRSAATASILNVRNGADGASSRIGNGVAEVNALHSAVSSNRIIQLAVKIFF, encoded by the coding sequence ATGACTTTACCATCCATTGTGAAAAAGGTGCTTTTAGTCCCAGCATTCACCCTGCTGTTGGCGTTAACGGCATTTGCTCAGACCAGCGCCAGTTTGAGCGGAACCGTGCATGATTCAAACGGCGCGGCATTGGCCGGAGCCAAAGTTACTGTCAGCAATCCGGCAAAAAACTTACAACTGGAAGCCAAAACCGGCACGGACGGCACATTTTCCTTCCCCGTGCTGCAACCCGGCGATTACATCGTCACCGTGGAAGCGCAAGGATTCAAGAAAGCCGTCAAAACCGGAATCGTCATCAACGCATCTGACCGTCAATCCACTGGCATCATCACCATGGAAGTTGGTCAAATCGGTGACACGGTCGAAGTCACGGCGGACGCCGCCCAACTGCAGATCAAAACCGAAAGCGGCGAACAGAGCACCGCCATCAACAACCAGCAAATCCAAAACCTGGCGGTCAACGGACGCAACTACCTCGACCTGTTGAAACTAACGCCGGGCGTGGTTGTCACCACCGGATTTGCCACTTCCGGCCCCGGCGGTTTCGGAAACGTTAATATCGCCGGGCAAAGAGCAGGCAAAAACAATCTGACGATTGACGGAACCACAAACGTGGACACCGGGTCGAACGGAACGCAGCACATCGCGCTTTCGCTGGACAACATTGCGGAATTCAAACTGCTGACTTCCAATTACCAGGCCGAATACGGACGCTCTTCCGGCGGCGAAATCCAGATCGTGACCAAGAGCGGCACCAGCGAGTTTCACGGAACGGGTTACTACTTCCACCGTCACGAACAGTTCAACGCCAACAGCTATTTCAACAATGCCAACGGACGCATTGGTGACCCGAACACCGGCATCCAGCGCAACCCGCGCAACTTCTATCGTTACAATCAGCAGGGATACAACATCGGCGGCCCGGTCTGGTTGCCGAAAATCGGCAGCAAGTACCTGAAAGACCGGCTTTTCTTTTTCTGGTCACAGGAATGGCAAGAGCAGTTAGTACCGCAGGCTGCGCGCAATTCGCGTGTTCCGACTGCGGCGGAAGTGGCGGGTGATTTCAGCGCCACCAGGGATGGGAACGGTAACGCCATCACGATCATTGATCCGACCACGGGCCAGCCCTTCGCCGGCAACAAGATTCCCGCCAATCGTATCAACCTGAATGGACAGAAAATTCTGGCGTTGTTCAACAAGTTTGAAAACACGCCGCTCGGCGGCGCCAGCAATGGTTATCGCTTCAACCACAATTCCCAATCCAGCGTCAGCTACCCGCGGCGCGAAAATTCGATCCGCGTGGATTACAACATTACGGAAAACACGCGCGCGTACGTTCGTTACACGCGTGACGCCGACCAACAAATCATGCCGTATGGTTTGGGATGGACGGGCGGAAACAACCAGATTCCGTTCGACAACCTGATCTTCAAACAAGCGCCAGCCTGGAACAGCACGCTCAATTTGACTTCGACGCTGTCGCCGACGCTGACGAATGAGTTTATTTTCGGCGCCAGCCAGAACAACCTGACGCTTAATCCTTCGGTGCCCGACGCAGCGACGTATTCGGGCATCGGCTTCAATTTTGCGACGCCGTTCCCGTACCCTGCGAATCAATGGTTCAATTTGACGTTCGGCGGCATCGCCAACAACAACTTTGGCGGCACAAACGGCTACAGCCAGTTCCCGTACAAAAACTCCAACACGACGTTTGATATTTATGACAACGTGTCGAAGGTCTTTGGAACGCACACGGCGAAGGCTGGTTTCTACTTCCAACGCAGCCGCAAAGATCAGGTTGCGGGCAATTCCGCCATCATCAATTTCAGCAACAATGTCAACGACCCGAACAACACCGGGCATCCGTACTCCAATGCGTTGTTGGGGTTTTTCAACACCTATCAGCAACCGAACATCGGCATCATCCAAGGACAATACCGCTCCAGCAATTACGAGTGGTACGTTCAAGACAACTGGAAGGTCAACAACCGGTTGACGCTCGATTACGGAATGCGCTTTAGCTGGATTCGTCCGCAATTCGACAAACGGTTCCAGGATTATTACTTCGTTGCGGATAACTTCGATCCGTCGAAAGCCGTACGGTTGTACCGCCCGACTTGTGTGGCCGGAACCTTCGCCGATGGCCGTTTCTGCACGACCAATGCCAACCAACGCGCATACGATCCGGCCAATCCGGGCACGCTGTTGCCGTCTTACCTGATTGGACGCATCGTTCCCGGATCGGGCGATCCGTTCAACGGACAAACCAACGGCAAGGATTACTATCCCGGCGGCATCAAAGATCGCAGTCTGCAATTTGGCCCCGCCTTCGGTTTTGCCTATGACGTTTTTGGCAACAAGAAAACGGTCGTTCGCGGCGGCTATCGTATGGCGTATGACCGCGTGCAGGGCAACGAACTGGCTTTCGCTTCCGTGGGTCAACCGCCGCTGTACGTTCAACCCGTATTCAATTTCGGCAACCTGGCTACGGTCGGTCAGGGCGCGGGCCAACCGATCAGTAATCTGGCGCTCGGCACTTCCGGCGTGATCTCTTCCGATCCGGAAGGCTACGTTCCCAACACCCAAAGCTTCAGTTTGCAGGTGCAGCAGGAAGTCGGATGGAACACAGTGTTCAGTGTCGGTTACGTCGGCACGCTTAGCCGCCACCAACAGGAACGCATCAACCTCAACTACATTCCCTACGGATTGCTCTTCACCAAAGCGGCGCAAGACCCATCCCGATATGCGGGCGGGGTTGTGCCGAATGAAGAACCTGGTCTGCCGCAAATTTACAAAGACGCAGGTGTGAAGTTTTCCGGCGCGAATGCGTTGGCGGTGGACTTCCTGAGACGTTATCAGGGATACGGCACTGTGGATTTGAAAAGCAGTGGCGGTTCGTCAAACTACCATTCGTTGCAGGCGACATTGAGCAAGCGATTTGGCCAGTCGCTCAACTTTGGCATGGCCTATACCTATTCGAAGGCGATGGGCACGGCCAACGGGTACACCGACTTCATCAACCCCGTCTGTTCGCGTTGTGCGGATTACCGCCGTCTGGCGTTCGACCGAACACACGTGATGGTTATCAACTACGACTGGCGGCTGCCGGGATTGCGGGACGGATACTGGCTGCTGAAAGGCATTACCAACGGATGGCAAATCACAGGCATCACGCAATTCCTTTCGGGTCAACCCGAAGACGTCGGCGCAGGCATACAGAACATCAACCTGGGCCAACGTTTGGGCGGAACCTGGACAGAATCCGTGCGCGGATACTTCTCCGGCGATCCGAACCAAAGCAAAGAGCGCGACAAATACTTCAATTACGAAACGATCCGCTTGCCATCCGTGACCGAAGCCTTGGCGGCACAGGGCGCGTATCCGCGTAATTTCCTGAGCCGTCCCGGCATCAACGTCACCGATTTGTCGTTGTTCAAGAACTTCAATCTGGGTAGTGACGACAGACGCCGCCTGCAGTTGCGCGTTGAAGCGTTCAACGTCTTCAATCACGCAGAGTTCAGCGATATGAACCGCAGCGTGACCTGGAGCAATTTCAACGCCTATCTGGCGGACCGGTCGGCTGCCACGGCCAGCATTCTGAATGTGCGCAACGGCGCGGATGGCGCGTCATCGCGCATCGGCAATGGCGTTGCTGAAGTCAACGCATTGCACAGCGCCGTGTCTTCCAATCGCATCATTCAATTGGCGGTCAAGATTTTCTTCTAA